TATCTTCTTCAGTCAACACCTTTAAAGCGTCCTCTTTGTCCTCCGGAAGAGTTACATCAAAAACCTGTTGCATTGTATTGGTAGTCAGCACCAGAAAAATGATAAGCATGAACATTACATCAAGAAGAGGTGTAAGGTCGGGTATCAAATCTGACATTATTCCTTTGCGTTCGGAGCCTGAATTTACATCAATCATATTTAAATCTTCACGCCTTCAAGTTTTAACGAAAGCCTGTTTAACTCGGTTTCATATGCCGATATTCTTGTTTCCCTCATTCTTGCAAAGATAAATGCGGCAAATAAACAAGGCAATGCAACGATTAAACCCGCTGCGGTCGTTAACATAGCAGTCCAAAGACCCTCTGCAATTAAAGCAGGATATACAGGCCCTTCATGTGTCGCTATTTTTTTGAAAGACTCGATAATTCCAAGCACAGTTCCAAGCAGCCCCAGCATAGGGCTAACAACGGCAATTACCCTTAATATCTTGATACCGAAATCATAAGGCTTTTTTGCCTGCGTTAATAAAAAAGTCGCAAGCTCGTCCCGTATGCTCTTTGGTTGCCGAGAATTTTCTTCTAAGATATGTTTTATTTCATGGAAAACCCTACACTTGTCAACAGGCGGTAATTTTAAATAAAAGATTATACGTTCAAATATTATCGCCAACCCTATTAAGGATAGTATCATTATCGGAATGCCAAGAAAGCCTATATATTGTAATTTATCCATTTTTTTCTACTTTAAAACAAATTCGTACGGAGCCTTAACCCACTGTCTGGTAGGCACGTTATTCACATATGACGGTTCAAACTTCCACTTCCATGCAACTTGCATAACGGCTTCATCTAAAATTCTATATCCCGACGACTCAAACAACTCCACATCTTTTATTACACCGTCAATATCAATAAGAGCCTTTATAACAACCTTTCCTTCTAAACCCAACATTAAAGCTCTTTTCGGGTATTTGGGAGAAACCCTTACACCTTTAAATGAAGCATCTTTAATAAAACTGTTATTTGCAACGTCTTTTATAGGATAATCGGTTTTTTCTTCAACCGATTCCTCAATATACTTATCTTTCACTTCTTCACGGGCTATAGGCTCTTCAAACAAGGAGGCGTTCGGCAGTGGCTTGGCAATCTCGGCTTCTTTTAATACCGCAACCTGCTTTTCAGACTTAACTATCTTTTTTAACGGCGTTTTTTCAAATGCAGGTTTAGGTTTTGTAAAATTCAGGACTACAGAAGATCTTTCAATAGCACTAATGCCGTTATCATAAAACTCCGTTTGTTTTACAAAATACAAAAATGCAGCCAGTACAACAACATGGAGCGTTAATGAAGCACCTGTAGCAGTACCTATCCGGCAGAATTTTCCACTGTTATTTAACAATACGGACATGTTTTTTGATAATATTTTTTATATTATAAACCCTTATGGCGGATTTATAACAGTTTTTATTTTTTATTGCAATTAATAATGATTCTTATTGACATATATTTTTTCGGAGTTTATGAACTTGAGAATCACTTGCAAAAAAAACAAAGGAAATTAAAATGGCAAATAAAATTTCACTAAAAACATTTTTAGCATCAACCTCATTGATGACTGTTATGACTACAAGTGCCTTGGCAAATACGACTAAAGAGCTTGAAAGGGTTATGGTTATAGGCGGTCAGGATAAGGTAGCGGAAATTACAGGTTCTGCCCACTATGTGGGAGAAGAAGAATTAGATAAATATAATTATAATGATATAAACCGAGTATTAAGACAGGTTCCGGGTGTAACTATTCAGGAAGAAGAAGGGTACGGAAACAGACCTAATATCGGAATCAGAGGCGGACGTTCGGAGCGTAGTGCCGATATTACTTTGATGGAAGACGGCGTACTAATCGCCCCTGCCCCATATTCTGCACCGGCGGCTTATTATTTTCCAAGAGTTGACAGAATGGAAGCCGTTGAGGTTCGTAAAGGCTCAAGTACTATCAAATTCGGTCCTAGAACAACATCAGGTGCGGTAAATTTAGTATCAAGTTCGATTCCTGCCCAATCAGAGGGAAAGG
This genomic window from Pseudomonadota bacterium contains:
- a CDS encoding MotA/TolQ/ExbB proton channel family protein codes for the protein MDKLQYIGFLGIPIMILSLIGLAIIFERIIFYLKLPPVDKCRVFHEIKHILEENSRQPKSIRDELATFLLTQAKKPYDFGIKILRVIAVVSPMLGLLGTVLGIIESFKKIATHEGPVYPALIAEGLWTAMLTTAAGLIVALPCLFAAFIFARMRETRISAYETELNRLSLKLEGVKI
- a CDS encoding energy transducer TonB, with amino-acid sequence MSVLLNNSGKFCRIGTATGASLTLHVVVLAAFLYFVKQTEFYDNGISAIERSSVVLNFTKPKPAFEKTPLKKIVKSEKQVAVLKEAEIAKPLPNASLFEEPIAREEVKDKYIEESVEEKTDYPIKDVANNSFIKDASFKGVRVSPKYPKRALMLGLEGKVVIKALIDIDGVIKDVELFESSGYRILDEAVMQVAWKWKFEPSYVNNVPTRQWVKAPYEFVLK